The following are from one region of the Salvia hispanica cultivar TCC Black 2014 chromosome 1, UniMelb_Shisp_WGS_1.0, whole genome shotgun sequence genome:
- the LOC125208529 gene encoding LOW QUALITY PROTEIN: protein DETOXIFICATION 56 (The sequence of the model RefSeq protein was modified relative to this genomic sequence to represent the inferred CDS: inserted 1 base in 1 codon; deleted 1 base in 1 codon) — MEQQKQVSPEETPNLEKELRTQWRMTIPLAAMNFTWFAKTAITTAFLGRLGELPLAGATLGFTFANVTGFSLLNGLCGAMEPICGQAFGANNFRLLHKTLLMSTTLLLSVSVPIAFLWLHVDLILIYLGQHTDLAAVSRRYLIFLIPDLVVISFLCPLKAYLSTQNVTVPIMLSSATAAAIHIPATLVLARARGLEGIAMAVWMSDLVVAVLLAIYLILWERRKGGNWKEGGWLEQSGAEWLRLLKLSGPCCLTTCLEWWCYEIVVLLTGRLPSAQRSVGVLAIVLNFDYLLFSVMLSLATCASVRVSNELGAGRPWAARLAARVSLCAGAGAGVVGAAAMVGAAGEGEKLFSGERGVVRGVGRMMMVMAXMEVVNFPLAVCGGVVRGTARPWVGMYANVCGFYVIGLPLGVVLAFKVGMGLGGLLGGLFGGVVVCLVLLLVFIARIDWDDESHKALMNQDLVDDEDHTPFN; from the exons ATGGAGCAGCAAAAACAGGTCTCGCCAGAAGAAACTCCCAATCTGGAGAAGGAGCTGAGAACGCAATGGCGGATGACCATCCCCTTGGCGGCGATGAACTTCACATGGTTCGCCAAAACCGCCATCACCACCGCCTTCCTGGGGCGCCTCGGCGAGCTCCCCCTGGCCGGCGCCACCCTCGGCTTCACCTTCGCCAACGTCACCGGCTTCTCCCTCCTCAACGGCCTCTGCGGCGCCATGGAGCCCATCTGCGGCCAAGCCTTCGGCGCCAACAACTTCCGCCTCCTCCACAAGACCCTCCTCATGTCCACCACTCTCCTCCTCTCCGTCTCCGTCCCCATCGCCTTCCTCTGGCTCCACGTCGACCTCATCCTCATCTACTTGGGCCAGCACACAGACCTCGCCGCCGTCTCCCGCCGCTACCTCATTTTCCTCATCCCCGATTTGGTCGTCATCTCATTCCTGTGCCCTCTTAAAGCCTACCTCAGCACTCAGAACGTGACCGTCCCGATCATGCTCAGCTCGGCCACCGCGGCCGCCATCCACATCCCGGCCACTCTGGTGCTCGCCCGCGCGAGGGGGCTGGAGGGGATCGCAATGGCAGTGTGGATGAGTGATCTGGTGGTGGCGGTTTTGCTCGCgatatatcttattttgtgGGAAAGGCGAAAAGGGGGGAATTGGAAGGAAGGGGGATGGTTGGAGCAGAGTGGGGCAGAGTGGCTGAGGCTGCTGAAACTCAGTGGGCCCTGCTGCCTAACCACCTGCCTCGAGTGGTGGTGCTACGAGATCGTGGTCCTCCTCACGGGCCGCCTCCCGAGCGCGCAGCGCTCAGTAGGCGTCCTAGCGATAGTGCTCAACTTCGACTACTTGCTCTTTTCTGTCATGCTCTCCCTCGCCACGTGCGCGTCCGTGCGCGTGTCGAATGAATTAGGGGCAGGCCGCCCTTGGGCGGCCCGCCTTGCAGCGCGGGTGTCACTATGCGCGGGGGCAGGGGCGGGGGTGGTGGGGGCGGCGGCG ATGGTGGGGGCGGCGGGGGAGGGGGAGAAGCTTTTCAGCGGGGAGAGAGGGGTGGTGAGGGGGGTGGGGAggatgatgatggtgatgg GCATGGAGGTGGTGAATTTCCCGTTGGCGGTGTGTGGTGGGGTGGTGAGGGGGACGGCGAGGCCGTGGGTGGGGATGTATGCGAATGTGTGTGGGTTCTATGTGATAGGGCTGCCGTTGGGGGTGGTGTTGGCGTTCAAGGTGGGGATGGGATTGGGGGGGCTGTTGGGGGGGCTTTTTGGGGGAGTTGTGGTTTGTTTGGTTTTGTTGTTGGTGTTTATTGCGAGAATTGATTGGGATGACGAATCTCACAAGGCGCTAATGAATCAGGATTTGGTTGATGATGAGGATCATACTCCCTTTAACTAA